The Nodosilinea sp. FACHB-141 nucleotide sequence TGCAGATGTTGAACTGTTGTTAACCCCTTTGGAGAGGGCAGATTTCATCCTACAATCGGCCGCATCTGCGTCGCAGACGAGGGCAAGGGTAAAGGGAGTATTTCTCTTCTTTGCAAAACCCCTGGTGTCTCCGGAAGCAGGTCGGGTGCAGGTGTATTTGATGACGGAACCATCCACCCATGCCACTCCATGCCAAAGCTCAATAACTTACAACTCGGCCAAAAATTCACCTTGCTGCTGCTGCTCGTATTTTTGGGGGGCATCATTGCCAGCAGCATCGCCCTGTCTTCGGTTCTCAACAAGAGCGCCCAGGCTCAACTTACCACCAACGCCCTAATGTTGATGGAAACGATGAACTCTGTGCGAGATTACACCACCAACCAAGTCAACCCAGAACTGGTGGCGCGGCTAGATACCGAATTTTTGCCGGAAACCGTGCCTGCTTATTCGGCACGAGAAGTATTTGAAACCTTTCGTGGCAACCCCATCTATGCTGACTTTTTCTATAAAGAAGCTACCCTCAACCCTACCAACTTAAGAGACAAAGCTGATGGCTTTGAGGCTCAGCTCGTCGAACAATTTAAGCAGCAGAGCACGGCCCAAGAGACCAGTGGTTTTCGCCGTACCCCAGCGGGTGACCTCTACTACATTGCTCGCCCGATTAAAATTAGCAAGCCAAGCTGCCTAGAATGCCACAGCACCCCGGCCGCTGCCCCAGCCAGCATGATCGAGCGCTACGGAGCCAACAACGGGTTTGGCTGGCATCTAGATGAAATTATTGGCGCCCAGATGATCTCCGTACCGGCTGAAAAGGTGCTGAAGAGTGCCCGTCAGTCTCTGGTGCTGATCCTCGGCATTTTTGTGATTGCGTTTTCACTGGCGATCGTGCTGGTCAACCTCTGGCTCAAGCGCTACGTGGTGCGCCCCCTCAACCGCATGGCGTTGGCGGCGGAAGCGGCCAGCATGGGCGACCCGATGGCGGAGTTTAGCCAAGACTCTAACGATGAAGTCGGCAAATTAGCAGTGGCCTTCAACCGCATGCAAATGAGTTTACAGATGGCTATGCAGCGTCTAGAGCGCTACCGGGAAGGGCGACGCAGCTCAGGAGATTTCTCGGGTAAACAATAGATATTGATAGACGTCAGCCTAAATCAAATATCAAGTACTTTTTATCGGGGCTCAGCCTACTGGGTTCTACTGCATTTGTCGGCAAAATTCCTCTGCCTTTTTGGAGTCAGGAATTTCAGCGGCGAGGCGGTTAATCAGCTCTTGAGGCGAAAGCTGAGGAAAGTCGGCCAGGGTATCCTCGATTAGGTAGTTGGCCATGGGGCCAATGCAGCGGGTCAGGGTTTGCCGACAGCGGTTCAAAAATTCTGGGCTGGGGCGCTCTGCGGCTGGGGTGACAACACCCAATATTGACTCTGGATCGGCCGCCGTAAGCTCCTTGGAACTGTCTATTAGGCTGACAGCATTTTCGTCTACGGCGACCTGAATGCGACTGACAAAGTCTGTGGCCTGACGTCCGTTAGAAAGCTGACTCGCCAAAATTTCGACAAATTCCTCCGGTGTAGCCTGGGGGTGTTGCTCGATCATATCTTCGACAATCACGCTGGCCATGGGGCCAATGCAGCGGGCGAGTTCCTGGCGGCAGGCCTCCATGAATGATGGATTGCGCTGCTGGGGAAGGGTTGTTTTTGATGTGGCCCCTGGAGCATCCAGCCGATGGGCAGCTGGAGTCCAGGCCGGTTCAACGGTGAGGGGAGAGATAGGAGCTTTAATTGTCTTGGCTAGGGGCGCTAAGCGCTGCATTACGTCGCGGGCTGTTTGAAACCGGGCTTTTGGTTTCTGCTGCACCAACTGGGTGAGAATGTTGGCCAAACTTGGGCTCACGCTGGTGTAGGTCTGCCAGTGCCACTCCAGCGACTCTCGATCGATCAGGTCGCGGGGGTAGCGGCCGGTTAACAGGACGATCGCCGTCACCCCCAGCGCATAGAGGTCACTGGAGGGAAAACTCTGGCCCAAGTGAATTTGCTCTGGTGGTGAGTAGCCAAATTTGCCCACCATAGTGGCGGGTTGGGCATCGTCGGCTGCGGTCATCTCGTCGGAAAGCAGGGTACTAATGGCGTCGCTGACCAGGCCGAAATCGATCAGCACCGGCAGGCTGCGATCGCGGCAGTACATAATGTTGTCTGGCGAAATATCGCGGTGCACAATATTCAGACCGTGGAGGTAATCCAGCACCTGCAGCATCTGCATCAGCCACTGGACAACCTCAGCCTCAGAAAACTGGCTGTTTTGCTGACGGCGCTGCTTAATCAGCTGAGAATAGGGCACGCCATCGATATATTCCTGCACAATAAACAGGCGCTCTTTCTGAGTAAAGCAGGCCAGAAACTTGGGCACCTGGGGATGGTCGAGCTGGTATAGGGTTTTGGCCTCTCGCTTGAATAAATCTAGGGCCTTTTGCAGGTTGCTCCCAGACTTTTTGGTGGGAAAAAACTCTTTCAGCACGCAGGCTTCACCAAAGCGCTGGGAGTCTTCTACTAAATAGGACCGGCCGAAGCCGCCCTGCCCTAGCACTCGCTGAACGATGTAGCGACCGCCTACCTTAGTGCCGGGGGCCAGGAGCTTGCGGTCTATGGATGCTTCAGGAGCTACCTCAAGCCCTTCTTCGGTGGTGATTGCCGAGGGGCTGGCCTCGTTTGGCCCCCTCGGCAGGGCATGGACGTGGTAGGCCGGTACCAGCTCTTGAATGTTTTTGAGCTGAAGCGGCCCGGCGTAGGTGGTGTCTAAATCTAAGCGCGACTTGACCACGTCGTAGACAATTTTAGAAATGCAAATTCCGCTAGGGCGCGCTTCGGTCTGGAGGCGGGCGGCAATGTTGACCCCGTTGCCCATCACGTCAGACTGACTAAAAAACACATCCCCTAAATGGATGCCAATGCGGTGCAGCAGGGCTGGCTCATCCCCGGCAGTGGCATTGATGCGGTGCAGTTCTTTTTGAATTTCGAGCCCGCAGGTGACGGCCTGTACCGCACTGGCAAAATACATCAGCAGGCCATCGCCAGTCGATTTCAGTACTTTGCCCTCAAACTGCTCGCAGAGCGCTTCCATCAGTGCTTGGTCGCGCTGGAGCTGGGAGAGGGTTAATTCTTCCTGTACTGACATGCGGGCGCTAAAGCCAACCGCATCGGTCAGCATAATAGCGGCTAGGGTGCGATGTCCGTGGGTCACACGAGTCAGCTCCAAGGGTTGCTAGAGACGTCTAATAGCTAACGGACTGATGCGGCTGACTACAGTGAACCTCACCCAATGCGCCGCAATTTTCTAAAGGCATCCAAGACGGTAATGATGGTATGGCCTGCACCCCTACAGCCTGAGATTCATTGTTTCAAAAGCTGTTTTAACAGCAAAACACCGGCAAACTATGCGGTGAACAATGGCCCTCAGAAAATGGCTTTGGCCCTAATTCTAGCCTACCAACAGGTTCCTCGCCGTCTCACAACTCACGATCTAGACATCTCGGCAAAGGCGATGTGCAAGGGATTGAGGGCGCGTTGTCTATTCCTTAAGACCCTAGGGTGAGCACCGCAGGCTGCTCTTTAACGCGAGACTCTAACGGACGCACTTTGTTGACCAAGGCGATCAGCTGGCTTAAGTCAGGTGGGGGTACGTTCGGAACGTAGCCCGCATCAGCGGTGAGGTTGGATGGAGCATTTTGCATGGCCTGCTCAAGGTACTGCTGCTGGTTGCGATCGACGTTGGGGCCGATCAAGACTGCCCCGGGAGGAATGGCGCGACTGGCGTGCAGAATGCGAAAGGTATTGCCCTCAAACGCGCTGCGATACTGCTGGAAGGCGTCTTCTGACATGGCCCCTGCGGCCACTCTGCCGTTGGCAATCCACTCCAACGCTGTAGCGGGGGTGGAGGCAAACTCAATGGCCTTGAGGGTGAGGCCGTAGAGGTCGTAGAGGGGCAGATAGTAGCCCGTAGCGGAGCCGGCTTCTCCAAGGGCGAGGGTTTGGTTTGCCAGGTCGCCCAGCGCCTGAAACGAGCTATCGTTGCGCACCACCAGCACCGACTTTTGGTTGGGTGCACCCAGCATGGGGAAGATGGGTAGATAGTTAGCTTCGGCCATGGCGATCGCCGCTAGTCCTGAGGGCGCAAACATCAGCGACCAGTTGGCCGCACGAATTTGCTCAACGGCGCGAATTTCGTTAAACACTGGCTCTAGCTCGACGATCGCCTTAAGCTGCTCGGCCAGGTAGGTCTGGAATCGCTGATATTTTTCTAACGAGCTAGCGCCGTCGTCGTAGCTCACCAACCCTATGGTGAGTCGCAGTGGCTGGTCGGATACTTTGGCTGGGCCGCAGCCGCTCGCCTGGAGCAGCACCACCGCCATTAGACCCACCAGGCATGATTTAAAGAAACGACGCAGACGACTCATAAAGCTCCACAAACAGGTTGAGCGAGATTTCTACCCGAAACTCTAGCCAGTGTTTGCAGCTTAGATCGACGGCTTTAATAATCCAGATCTTCTTTGTATTCTGTGACGTTTGGTCTGCTGGAGGGCTATTACGGGGCGATCGCGCTACCCAAAGTAGTCCGGCTCATTCCCTGGCGTCCACTTGATATTGCAGCCAATGCTAGGTTTTTGGTGACCGGGCATAGCTTCAGCCGCTAGCACTGCATCTAGCGCCGTCCGCAGATCTTCGCCCGTAACCGGTAAGTTGTTGCCCGGGCGGCTATCGTCGAGCTGACCCCGGTATGCCAGGGTTTTAGCCTCGTCAAACAGAAAAAAGTCGGGGGTGCAGGCGGCGGTGTAGGCCTTGGCGATCTCCTGGGTTTCGTCGAAGCAGTAGGGAAAGGTGAAGCCCACAGCCTGGGCCTGGGCTTTGAGGTGTTCTGGGCCATCCTGAGGGTGGGTTTGTAGGCTGTTGGCGCTGATGGCGACGATGCCCACGCCCTTGGGACCATAGTCTCGACCAAGGCGGCCCAGCTCTTGCTCCACATGCTTAACGAAAGGGCAGTGGCGGCAGATAAACATCACCAGCAGAGCTGGAGCATCGGCAAACGTGCCGAGGTTGATGGTTTGGCCGCTGACGACGTCTCTGAGTTCAAAGTGGGGGGCAGCGGTGCCCAGGGGCAGCATGGTAGATTCCACCATAGCCATGGGATGAAGTCTCCAGGGTGAGTTTTCTTTATCGTACCGAGGGATCTGGCTATGACCGCTGATTCTTTGCAGGCTATCCGTAATTACCTGGCCCTTTCGCCCACCCTAGGCACCGCCGGGCAGCCCACCGCCGAGCAGTTTAAGGCGGTAGCCGAGGCCGGTTATACAGTCGTGGTCAATCTGGCGCTATCCACCTCCGACAACGCCATTGCCAACGAAGCAGAAGTGCTGAAAAGCCTGGGCATGACCTACTTTCACATTCCGGTGGTGTGGGAAGCGCCAACCCCAACCGATCTGGCCATCTTCTTTAAAGTGATGGATCGCAACCGCGACGTTAAGGTTTTGGTTCACTGCGCTCTCAACATGCGCGTCTCCGCCTTTGTCTATCTCTACCGCGTGCTCCGTCTGGATATTGATCCCGCTGTGGCGATCGCCGACCTACACCGCATCTGGCACCCTAACCCCACCTGGCAAACCTTCATCGACCAGTCCCTAGCCTAACCCCATCACCCCCCCAACCCATCACTCCCTACCCATCCACCCCTCACCCCT carries:
- a CDS encoding DUF3365 domain-containing protein — protein: MPKLNNLQLGQKFTLLLLLVFLGGIIASSIALSSVLNKSAQAQLTTNALMLMETMNSVRDYTTNQVNPELVARLDTEFLPETVPAYSAREVFETFRGNPIYADFFYKEATLNPTNLRDKADGFEAQLVEQFKQQSTAQETSGFRRTPAGDLYYIARPIKISKPSCLECHSTPAAAPASMIERYGANNGFGWHLDEIIGAQMISVPAEKVLKSARQSLVLILGIFVIAFSLAIVLVNLWLKRYVVRPLNRMALAAEAASMGDPMAEFSQDSNDEVGKLAVAFNRMQMSLQMAMQRLERYREGRRSSGDFSGKQ
- a CDS encoding protein kinase domain-containing protein, whose protein sequence is MTHGHRTLAAIMLTDAVGFSARMSVQEELTLSQLQRDQALMEALCEQFEGKVLKSTGDGLLMYFASAVQAVTCGLEIQKELHRINATAGDEPALLHRIGIHLGDVFFSQSDVMGNGVNIAARLQTEARPSGICISKIVYDVVKSRLDLDTTYAGPLQLKNIQELVPAYHVHALPRGPNEASPSAITTEEGLEVAPEASIDRKLLAPGTKVGGRYIVQRVLGQGGFGRSYLVEDSQRFGEACVLKEFFPTKKSGSNLQKALDLFKREAKTLYQLDHPQVPKFLACFTQKERLFIVQEYIDGVPYSQLIKQRRQQNSQFSEAEVVQWLMQMLQVLDYLHGLNIVHRDISPDNIMYCRDRSLPVLIDFGLVSDAISTLLSDEMTAADDAQPATMVGKFGYSPPEQIHLGQSFPSSDLYALGVTAIVLLTGRYPRDLIDRESLEWHWQTYTSVSPSLANILTQLVQQKPKARFQTARDVMQRLAPLAKTIKAPISPLTVEPAWTPAAHRLDAPGATSKTTLPQQRNPSFMEACRQELARCIGPMASVIVEDMIEQHPQATPEEFVEILASQLSNGRQATDFVSRIQVAVDENAVSLIDSSKELTAADPESILGVVTPAAERPSPEFLNRCRQTLTRCIGPMANYLIEDTLADFPQLSPQELINRLAAEIPDSKKAEEFCRQMQ
- a CDS encoding phosphate/phosphite/phosphonate ABC transporter substrate-binding protein is translated as MSRLRRFFKSCLVGLMAVVLLQASGCGPAKVSDQPLRLTIGLVSYDDGASSLEKYQRFQTYLAEQLKAIVELEPVFNEIRAVEQIRAANWSLMFAPSGLAAIAMAEANYLPIFPMLGAPNQKSVLVVRNDSSFQALGDLANQTLALGEAGSATGYYLPLYDLYGLTLKAIEFASTPATALEWIANGRVAAGAMSEDAFQQYRSAFEGNTFRILHASRAIPPGAVLIGPNVDRNQQQYLEQAMQNAPSNLTADAGYVPNVPPPDLSQLIALVNKVRPLESRVKEQPAVLTLGS
- a CDS encoding thioredoxin family protein — protein: MAMVESTMLPLGTAAPHFELRDVVSGQTINLGTFADAPALLVMFICRHCPFVKHVEQELGRLGRDYGPKGVGIVAISANSLQTHPQDGPEHLKAQAQAVGFTFPYCFDETQEIAKAYTAACTPDFFLFDEAKTLAYRGQLDDSRPGNNLPVTGEDLRTALDAVLAAEAMPGHQKPSIGCNIKWTPGNEPDYFG
- a CDS encoding protein tyrosine phosphatase family protein, yielding MTADSLQAIRNYLALSPTLGTAGQPTAEQFKAVAEAGYTVVVNLALSTSDNAIANEAEVLKSLGMTYFHIPVVWEAPTPTDLAIFFKVMDRNRDVKVLVHCALNMRVSAFVYLYRVLRLDIDPAVAIADLHRIWHPNPTWQTFIDQSLA